In Salinarimonas sp., a genomic segment contains:
- a CDS encoding 4Fe-4S binding protein, with translation MSASDRIVFACSCERTMTLDPDALAKGCGGRLETANQLCRAEIGRLEAAFAAGAAVTIGCTQEEDAFADAAEAAGASAPYALANVRETGGWSSEGAAAGPKMAALLAMAGTPVTDAAIVTLESEGVALVLGRDEAAIEAARRLADHLDVTVLLERPGDIAPPRKAEFPVLKGRVRTATGHLGAFELSIDDYAAPSPASRARLLFGPARDGATSACDVIVDLRGDQPLFPAHDLRPGYLRADPRDPVAVERALFDAANLVGTFDKPRFVNFDAGLCAHSRSKIVGCTRCLDLCPTGAIAPAGDHVAIDPAICAGCGQCAAACPTGAASYALPAAGDLVARLRVATRAYRAAGGADAVILFHDVEHGEPLIDALARFGDGLPATVIPVAVNEITQVGPETLAALFAYGAAGALFLARAKPKHPLDGLARTVETVNTILTALGFGEAPVGVVETDDPDALGAAARAAARARAGSGAAVPATFLAQPKKRQLLEIAFRELHRVAPAPVPVVPLAAGAPFGGIVVDVEGCTLCLSCVSACPADALSDNPERPMLRFTESLCVQCGLCAATCPEGVITLEPRLDFAAWDAPRRVIKEEEPFCCIECGKAFGTKATIERVMDKLGGRHWMFSGEAGEERLRVLQMCEDCRVQAVVNESFDPHEAPRPKPRTSEDYIRERGKLS, from the coding sequence ATGTCCGCGTCCGACCGCATCGTCTTCGCCTGCTCCTGCGAGCGCACCATGACGCTCGACCCCGATGCCCTCGCCAAAGGCTGCGGCGGGCGGCTGGAGACGGCGAACCAGCTCTGCCGGGCCGAGATCGGCCGGCTCGAAGCGGCCTTCGCCGCCGGCGCGGCCGTGACGATCGGCTGCACCCAGGAAGAGGACGCCTTCGCCGATGCCGCCGAGGCCGCCGGCGCGAGCGCGCCCTACGCGCTCGCCAACGTGCGCGAGACCGGCGGCTGGTCGAGCGAGGGCGCGGCCGCCGGCCCGAAGATGGCGGCGCTCCTCGCCATGGCGGGCACGCCCGTGACCGACGCCGCCATCGTCACGCTGGAGAGCGAGGGCGTCGCCCTGGTGCTCGGCCGCGACGAGGCGGCGATCGAGGCGGCGCGGCGCCTCGCCGACCATCTCGACGTCACCGTGCTCTTGGAGCGGCCGGGCGACATCGCCCCGCCGCGCAAGGCGGAGTTCCCCGTGCTGAAGGGACGGGTGCGCACCGCCACGGGGCATCTCGGCGCCTTCGAGCTCTCCATCGACGACTACGCCGCCCCCTCCCCCGCCTCGCGGGCGAGGCTTCTCTTCGGCCCCGCCCGCGACGGCGCGACCTCCGCCTGCGACGTCATCGTCGACCTCAGGGGCGACCAGCCGCTGTTTCCCGCGCACGACCTGCGCCCGGGTTACCTTCGCGCCGACCCGCGCGACCCCGTCGCCGTCGAGCGCGCGCTCTTCGATGCGGCGAACCTCGTCGGCACCTTCGACAAGCCGCGCTTCGTGAACTTCGACGCCGGGCTGTGCGCCCATTCGCGCTCGAAGATCGTCGGCTGCACGCGCTGCCTCGACCTGTGCCCGACGGGCGCCATCGCGCCGGCGGGCGACCACGTCGCCATCGACCCCGCGATCTGCGCCGGCTGCGGCCAGTGCGCCGCCGCCTGCCCCACCGGCGCGGCGTCCTACGCGCTGCCCGCCGCCGGCGATCTCGTGGCGCGCCTGCGCGTCGCGACGCGCGCCTATCGCGCGGCAGGCGGCGCGGACGCGGTGATCCTGTTCCACGACGTCGAGCACGGCGAGCCTCTGATCGACGCGCTCGCGCGCTTCGGCGACGGGCTGCCGGCGACGGTGATTCCCGTCGCGGTCAACGAGATCACCCAGGTCGGGCCGGAGACCCTCGCCGCGCTCTTCGCCTACGGCGCGGCGGGCGCGCTCTTCCTCGCCCGCGCGAAGCCGAAGCACCCGCTCGACGGCCTCGCCCGAACCGTCGAGACCGTGAACACGATCCTGACCGCGCTCGGCTTCGGCGAGGCGCCCGTCGGCGTCGTCGAGACCGACGATCCGGACGCGCTCGGGGCGGCCGCGCGCGCCGCGGCGCGCGCCCGCGCGGGATCGGGCGCGGCGGTCCCGGCGACGTTCCTCGCCCAGCCGAAGAAGCGCCAGCTGCTCGAGATCGCCTTCCGCGAGCTCCACCGCGTCGCCCCCGCCCCCGTCCCGGTCGTGCCGCTCGCGGCGGGCGCGCCCTTCGGCGGCATCGTCGTCGACGTCGAGGGCTGCACCCTGTGCCTCTCCTGTGTCTCCGCCTGCCCGGCGGACGCGCTCTCGGACAATCCCGAACGGCCGATGCTGCGCTTCACCGAGAGCCTGTGCGTGCAATGCGGCCTGTGCGCCGCGACCTGCCCGGAGGGCGTCATCACGCTGGAGCCCCGCCTCGACTTCGCCGCTTGGGACGCGCCCAGGCGCGTGATCAAGGAGGAGGAGCCGTTCTGCTGCATCGAGTGCGGCAAGGCCTTCGGCACCAAGGCCACGATCGAGCGGGTGATGGACAAGCTCGGCGGCCGCCACTGGATGTTCTCGGGCGAGGCCGGCGAGGAGCGCCTGCGCGTCCTGCAGATGTGCGAGGATTGCCGCGTCCAGGCGGTGGTGAACGAGAGCTTCGATCCGCACGAGGCGCCGCGGCCGAAGCCGCGCACGAGCGAGGACTATATCCGCGAGCGCGGAAAGCTCTCCTGA
- a CDS encoding YceD family protein has product MHDDDTLPLSRLVPVDKLPGRGENVRVEATEEERRALAQAFKLPAIHTLVGEYRVTGDTRGASVVGRVKGRVTQTCVVTLEPFEAEVEEEVDVDYAPATEPADEEEAELRKLDPPDEIVNNRIDLGALTAEFLALGLDPYPKKPGAEFTPVVEDGEEGSPFDKLKALKGPKGGG; this is encoded by the coding sequence ATGCACGACGACGACACGCTTCCCCTCTCGCGCCTCGTTCCGGTCGACAAGCTTCCGGGCCGGGGCGAGAATGTCCGCGTCGAAGCCACGGAGGAGGAGCGCCGCGCGCTCGCGCAGGCCTTCAAGCTGCCCGCCATCCACACGCTCGTCGGCGAGTATCGCGTCACCGGCGATACGCGGGGCGCGAGCGTGGTCGGCAGGGTGAAGGGCCGCGTGACGCAGACCTGCGTCGTGACGCTCGAGCCCTTCGAGGCCGAGGTGGAGGAGGAGGTCGACGTGGACTACGCGCCCGCGACCGAGCCCGCGGACGAGGAGGAGGCGGAGCTGCGCAAGCTCGATCCGCCCGACGAGATCGTCAACAACCGCATCGATCTCGGCGCGCTCACCGCCGAGTTCCTGGCGCTCGGCCTCGACCCCTATCCGAAGAAGCCCGGCGCCGAGTTCACGCCCGTCGTCGAGGACGGCGAGGAGGGCTCGCCCTTCGACAAGCTCAAGGCGTTGAAAGGTCCCAAGGGCGGAGGCTGA
- a CDS encoding ubiquinol-cytochrome C chaperone family protein: MILRFFRRDPRRELIESLYTRVAQAARQPGLYLDAGVPDTVEGRFECLALHVVLVFRRLRTLPAPASDVSQDLADAFFRSLDQSLREMGVGDLSVPKKMKTLAEAFYGRAHAYDAALDARDADALAAVLARNVTGGEEPAHRLAAYALEAEDALKGQDLDGILASGPVFPALDAEPGEAPSGETAPDPSR, translated from the coding sequence ATGATCCTACGTTTCTTCAGGCGCGACCCGCGCCGCGAGCTGATCGAGAGCCTCTACACGCGCGTCGCCCAGGCCGCGCGCCAGCCGGGGCTCTATCTCGACGCCGGCGTCCCCGACACCGTCGAGGGACGCTTCGAGTGCCTCGCGCTGCACGTGGTGCTCGTCTTCCGGCGCCTGCGCACGCTGCCGGCGCCGGCCTCCGACGTGAGCCAGGATCTCGCCGACGCCTTCTTCCGCTCGCTCGACCAGTCTCTCCGCGAGATGGGCGTGGGCGACCTCTCGGTGCCCAAGAAGATGAAGACGCTGGCGGAGGCCTTCTACGGCCGCGCCCACGCCTACGACGCGGCCCTCGACGCGCGCGATGCGGACGCGCTCGCCGCCGTGCTCGCCCGCAACGTCACCGGCGGCGAGGAACCCGCGCACCGCCTCGCCGCTTACGCGCTCGAGGCCGAGGACGCGCTGAAGGGGCAGGATCTCGACGGCATCCTCGCCTCCGGCCCGGTCTTCCCGGCGCTCGACGCCGAGCCCGGCGAGGCCCCCTCGGGCGAGACCGCGCCCGATCCGTCGCGTTGA
- a CDS encoding outer membrane protein assembly factor BamE → MRLAKASPISQPTRRGVLRLAALAGVAALAAGCTTSLAPITEEFQRGYILDQAALDQVTPGMGAQEVLELMGTPSTVSTVGNQSWYYISQTTRRRGAFNRQDVVDQTVAAIYFTPQLRVERKALYGLEDGVIFDFISRETPTGGAEQSFVRQLFRGVTSWNPIAPGQ, encoded by the coding sequence ATGCGTCTCGCGAAAGCCTCCCCGATCTCGCAGCCCACCCGCCGCGGCGTCCTGCGGCTCGCCGCGCTCGCGGGCGTCGCGGCCCTCGCGGCCGGCTGCACCACGTCGCTCGCGCCGATCACCGAGGAGTTCCAGCGCGGCTACATCCTCGACCAGGCGGCGCTCGACCAGGTGACGCCCGGCATGGGCGCGCAGGAGGTGCTGGAGCTGATGGGCACGCCCTCCACCGTCTCCACGGTGGGGAACCAGTCCTGGTACTACATCAGCCAGACGACCCGCCGCCGCGGCGCCTTCAACCGTCAGGACGTCGTCGACCAGACGGTGGCGGCCATCTACTTCACGCCCCAGCTGCGGGTGGAGCGCAAGGCGCTCTACGGCCTCGAGGACGGCGTGATCTTCGACTTCATCTCCCGCGAGACGCCGACGGGCGGCGCCGAGCAGAGCTTCGTGCGCCAGCTCTTCCGCGGCGTGACGAGCTGGAACCCGATCGCGCCCGGGCAGTGA
- the hemN gene encoding oxygen-independent coproporphyrinogen III oxidase, whose product MRTISPSRAPALTPAAIPAAYALETVPRYTSYPTAAQFGPFVDEALYRRWLAELDGETPLSLYVHVPYCRVLCWYCGCHTSVLNDDARIARYARRLEQEAERVAAAMPRKGPVAHLHFGGGTPTILAPADFVSVIERLEASFPFAPDAEIAVEIDPRTLTEEMASALAGAGVNRVSLGVQDVDPEVQRLVHRVQPTEQVAAAVALLRANGIHRINVDLMYGLPKQTVAHVRASVAAVLAMAPDRAAVFGYAHVPWFAKHQAAIDAALLPGAAERLAQAAAAAEAFAEAGFVEVGFDHYARPDDPLAIAAREGTLKRNFQGYTTDTAETLIGFGASAIGALPMGYAQNEPHLGKWAQAVDDGRIPVVRGVPVTPEDALRRAAIYALMSRFDVDCGALAAAHGVDEAFFDAELERLDPLVADGLCARAGRRVTVPPHARFHVRNVAARLDAHWAPQASRHSRAV is encoded by the coding sequence ATGCGCACGATCTCCCCCTCCCGGGCACCCGCCCTCACCCCCGCCGCCATACCCGCCGCCTATGCGCTGGAGACGGTGCCGCGCTACACGAGCTATCCGACGGCGGCGCAGTTCGGGCCGTTCGTCGACGAGGCGCTCTACCGGCGCTGGCTGGCCGAGCTCGACGGGGAGACGCCGCTGTCGCTCTATGTGCACGTGCCCTATTGCCGGGTGCTGTGCTGGTATTGCGGCTGCCACACCTCGGTGCTGAACGACGACGCCCGCATCGCGCGCTACGCGCGCCGGCTGGAGCAGGAGGCGGAGCGGGTCGCCGCGGCGATGCCGCGCAAGGGGCCGGTGGCGCACCTGCATTTCGGCGGCGGCACGCCCACCATCCTCGCCCCGGCGGATTTCGTGTCGGTGATCGAGCGGCTCGAGGCGAGCTTCCCCTTCGCGCCGGACGCGGAGATCGCGGTGGAGATCGATCCGCGCACGCTCACCGAGGAGATGGCCTCCGCGCTCGCCGGGGCGGGCGTGAACCGCGTCTCGCTCGGCGTGCAGGACGTCGACCCCGAGGTGCAGCGCCTCGTCCACCGGGTGCAGCCCACCGAGCAGGTCGCCGCCGCGGTGGCGCTCCTGCGCGCGAACGGCATCCACCGCATCAACGTCGACCTGATGTACGGCCTGCCGAAGCAGACCGTGGCCCATGTGCGCGCCAGCGTCGCCGCGGTGCTCGCCATGGCGCCCGATCGCGCGGCCGTGTTCGGCTACGCGCACGTGCCGTGGTTCGCCAAGCACCAGGCGGCGATCGACGCGGCGCTCCTCCCCGGCGCCGCCGAGCGTCTGGCACAGGCCGCGGCCGCGGCCGAGGCGTTCGCCGAGGCGGGCTTCGTCGAGGTCGGCTTCGACCATTACGCGCGGCCCGACGACCCGCTCGCGATCGCCGCGCGCGAGGGCACGCTCAAGCGCAATTTCCAGGGCTATACGACCGACACGGCCGAGACGCTGATCGGCTTCGGCGCCTCCGCCATCGGCGCGCTGCCCATGGGCTACGCCCAGAACGAGCCGCATCTCGGCAAGTGGGCCCAGGCCGTCGACGACGGCCGCATCCCCGTCGTGCGCGGCGTGCCCGTCACGCCCGAGGACGCGCTGCGCCGGGCGGCGATCTACGCCCTGATGAGCCGCTTCGACGTCGATTGCGGCGCGCTCGCCGCGGCGCACGGCGTCGACGAGGCGTTCTTCGACGCGGAGCTGGAGCGGCTCGACCCGCTCGTCGCCGACGGGCTGTGCGCCCGCGCGGGCCGGCGCGTCACGGTGCCGCCCCACGCCCGCTTCCACGTCCGCAACGTCGCGGCGCGCCTCGACGCCCATTGGGCGCCGCAGGCGAGCCGGCATTCGCGGGCCGTGTGA
- a CDS encoding IS256 family transposase → MTGEKGKSVTLDVQALLSRDEDYLPRMVQAIVEATLEAEMTAVLNAEKSERTEGRRGYRAGYYTRSLVTRVGTLELRVPQDRHGLFSTQLFERYQRSEKALVGALAQMYVQGVSTRKVKAITEELCGHSFSASAISAINKRMDAELEAFARRPLTEAYPYLILDARYEKVREIGIQSRAVLVAIGIDGEGRRNVLGVELANRESRSSWRDFLLGLKARGLSGVEFVVSDDHEGLKRAVTETLTDAAWQRCYVHFLRNALDHVPRKHDDDCLQELRWFYDRRDLAEVRQDLARWLNKWQDKYPKLTQWVEDNVEETLTFYRLPRQHHKHLKSTNMLERFNQEIKRRTTVVRIFPDDAACLRLVRALAVEIHENWLEGTRYLNMSHLAEHKKEQMRQLDRAEAA, encoded by the coding sequence ATGACCGGAGAGAAGGGTAAGTCCGTCACGTTGGATGTCCAGGCGCTGCTGTCGCGGGACGAGGATTATCTGCCGCGGATGGTTCAAGCGATCGTGGAGGCGACGCTGGAGGCGGAGATGACGGCGGTGCTGAACGCGGAGAAGAGCGAGCGGACGGAGGGGCGCCGGGGCTACCGTGCGGGCTACTACACGCGCTCGCTGGTGACGCGGGTCGGGACGCTGGAGCTGCGGGTGCCGCAGGATCGGCACGGGCTGTTCTCGACGCAGCTGTTCGAGCGCTACCAGCGCTCGGAGAAGGCGCTGGTGGGCGCGCTGGCGCAGATGTACGTGCAGGGGGTCTCGACGCGCAAGGTCAAGGCGATCACCGAGGAGCTGTGCGGACACTCCTTCTCGGCCTCGGCGATCAGCGCGATCAACAAGCGTATGGACGCGGAGCTGGAGGCGTTCGCGCGCCGGCCGCTGACGGAGGCCTATCCCTACCTGATCCTGGACGCGCGCTACGAGAAGGTCCGCGAGATCGGGATCCAGAGCCGGGCCGTGCTGGTCGCGATCGGGATCGACGGGGAGGGGCGGCGCAACGTGCTGGGCGTCGAGCTCGCCAACCGGGAGAGCCGCTCGAGCTGGCGGGACTTCCTGCTCGGGCTGAAGGCGCGGGGGCTGTCGGGCGTGGAGTTCGTGGTCTCGGACGATCACGAGGGGCTCAAGCGCGCGGTGACGGAGACGCTCACCGACGCGGCCTGGCAACGCTGCTACGTGCACTTCCTGCGTAACGCTCTCGACCACGTGCCGCGCAAGCACGACGACGACTGCCTGCAGGAGCTGCGCTGGTTCTACGACCGGCGCGACCTCGCCGAGGTCCGCCAGGATCTCGCCCGCTGGCTGAACAAGTGGCAGGACAAGTACCCGAAGCTGACGCAGTGGGTCGAGGACAACGTCGAGGAGACGCTGACCTTCTACCGGCTGCCGCGCCAGCACCATAAGCATCTGAAGTCCACGAACATGCTCGAGCGCTTCAACCAGGAGATCAAGCGCCGCACGACGGTGGTGCGCATCTTCCCCGACGACGCGGCCTGCCTGCGCCTCGTCCGCGCGCTGGCGGTCGAGATCCACGAAAACTGGCTGGAGGGCACGCGCTACCTCAACATGAGCCACCTGGCCGAGCACAAGAAGGAACAGATGCGGCAGCTGGACCGCGCAGAAGCCGCCTAA
- a CDS encoding helix-turn-helix transcriptional regulator, which produces MTSDKPARLTSAQVRAARALLRWSQKTLAEASNVSVPTIARLELQDGPLSGTELTAVALRRALEEAGVEFIPANGGGPGVRLRGAES; this is translated from the coding sequence ATGACGTCCGACAAGCCCGCCCGCCTCACCTCGGCCCAGGTCCGCGCCGCCCGCGCGCTGCTGCGCTGGAGCCAGAAGACGCTGGCCGAGGCCTCGAACGTCTCGGTCCCCACCATCGCCCGGCTGGAGCTCCAGGACGGCCCGCTGAGCGGGACGGAGCTGACCGCGGTGGCGCTGCGGCGGGCGCTGGAGGAGGCAGGGGTGGAGTTCATCCCGGCGAACGGGGGTGGGCCGGGGGTTCGGTTGCGCGGGGCGGAGAGCTGA
- a CDS encoding 4-fold beta flower protein, which yields MDFFDRDGRALVYSPDGTHLHTWDGDPVGYLHEGKIFDFSGKHRGWFESGWLLNKYGERIAFTRDATGGPIMPLTSLPPLKGLRGLLPLKGLRELPQLKPLPSSQWGRAWF from the coding sequence ATGGACTTCTTCGATCGTGACGGGCGCGCATTGGTCTACTCGCCCGACGGCACACATCTCCATACTTGGGACGGGGATCCCGTCGGCTACTTACATGAAGGCAAGATTTTCGACTTCAGCGGAAAGCACCGCGGGTGGTTCGAGAGTGGTTGGCTTCTGAACAAGTACGGCGAGCGTATTGCCTTCACCAGGGATGCCACTGGCGGGCCTATAATGCCCTTGACCTCGCTGCCGCCGCTGAAGGGGCTTCGGGGACTTCTGCCGCTGAAAGGCTTGCGCGAGCTGCCGCAGCTCAAACCGTTGCCATCGTCCCAATGGGGGCGCGCTTGGTTTTGA
- a CDS encoding M20/M25/M40 family metallo-hydrolase yields the protein MPSPHLLEILAHIDSNLDASLERLFTWLAIPSISTDPAYAEHCVAAARFIREDLASLGVAAQVRDVPGAHPAVVGRVEGPAGAPHALFYGHYDVQPVDPVELWESPPFTPVRKRLPDGREVIVARGACDDKGQVMTFVEACRAWKAVTGSLPIGLTFLIEGEEENGSKGLPAFVEAIRDELAADLALVCDTTQWDPQTPAVTASLRGLAYDEVIVRAADRDLHSGLFGGAAANPIHILARIVGDLHDATGRVTLEGFYDGVSEPPPEVRARWEALGLTPETLLGPIGLSQPVGERDRMIIEMIQSRPTCDVNGIVGGYTGEGTKTVIPAEASAKISFRLVGDQDPEAVSAALERHVAARVPADCSYEIVRHKGSRAISLSYDMPALAKAEAALAAEWPNAPVIIGSGGSIPIVGDFKRTLGLDSLLVGFGLDDDRVHSPNEKYDLTSFHKGIRSWARILAELAEG from the coding sequence ATGCCCTCCCCGCACCTCCTCGAGATCCTCGCCCACATCGATTCCAACCTCGACGCCTCGCTCGAGCGCCTCTTCACCTGGCTCGCGATCCCCTCGATCTCCACCGATCCGGCCTATGCCGAGCATTGCGTCGCCGCGGCGCGGTTCATCCGGGAGGATCTGGCGAGCCTCGGTGTCGCGGCGCAGGTGCGGGACGTGCCGGGGGCGCATCCCGCCGTCGTCGGCCGCGTCGAGGGGCCGGCGGGCGCGCCGCACGCCCTGTTCTACGGGCATTACGACGTCCAGCCGGTCGACCCGGTGGAACTGTGGGAGAGCCCGCCCTTCACGCCCGTGCGCAAGCGGCTTCCCGACGGGCGCGAGGTGATCGTCGCCCGCGGCGCCTGCGACGACAAGGGCCAGGTGATGACCTTCGTCGAGGCCTGCCGAGCCTGGAAGGCCGTCACCGGCTCGCTGCCGATCGGGCTCACCTTCCTGATCGAGGGCGAGGAGGAGAACGGCTCGAAGGGCCTGCCCGCCTTCGTCGAGGCGATCCGGGACGAGCTCGCCGCCGATCTCGCGCTCGTGTGCGACACCACGCAATGGGACCCGCAGACCCCCGCCGTCACCGCCTCGCTGCGCGGCCTCGCCTACGACGAGGTGATCGTGCGCGCCGCCGACCGCGACCTGCACTCGGGCCTGTTCGGCGGGGCGGCCGCGAACCCGATCCACATCCTCGCGCGGATCGTCGGCGATCTGCACGACGCGACCGGGCGCGTGACGCTGGAGGGCTTCTACGACGGCGTGTCCGAGCCGCCGCCGGAGGTGCGCGCCCGCTGGGAGGCGCTCGGTCTCACGCCGGAGACGCTGCTCGGGCCGATCGGTCTCTCGCAGCCCGTCGGCGAGCGCGACCGGATGATCATCGAGATGATCCAGTCGCGCCCCACCTGCGACGTCAACGGCATCGTCGGCGGCTATACCGGCGAGGGCACCAAGACCGTGATCCCGGCCGAGGCCTCCGCCAAGATCTCCTTCCGGCTGGTCGGCGACCAGGATCCGGAGGCGGTCTCGGCGGCGCTCGAGCGCCATGTCGCGGCCCGGGTGCCGGCGGATTGCTCCTACGAGATCGTCCGCCACAAGGGCTCGCGCGCGATCAGCCTGTCCTACGACATGCCGGCGCTGGCCAAGGCCGAGGCGGCGCTCGCGGCGGAGTGGCCGAACGCGCCGGTGATCATCGGCTCGGGCGGCTCGATCCCCATCGTCGGCGACTTCAAGCGCACGCTCGGGCTCGATTCGCTGCTCGTGGGCTTCGGGCTCGACGACGACCGGGTGCATTCGCCCAACGAGAAGTACGACCTGACGAGCTTCCACAAGGGCATCCGCTCCTGGGCGCGGATTCTCGCCGAGCTGGCGGAGGGGTGA
- a CDS encoding DUF2254 domain-containing protein: MRRKTLLRPVGSRLATVWDAVQNSLWFVPGAMALAGAALALVLLRVDLPDDGFWSSLEAPARDAPSFLATLLSSMITMATLAISITMVVLTLAANQLGFRLIRNFIGDRRTQIGLGLFLATIVYLLLVLRGLPVGEEAHAHQPAVAITVGSLLVLASVAMLLFYVHHLARSIVADTLIHRVGDRLDAVVDQFLPDLGPHERQHPRSIEEHARTGPIRGDEGGYIQAIDYDLLVCAAREADCVVELAYRPGHHVLPGGVHAWVTPPDARSKRLAKTFAEAVVIGPERTPVQDLEFAIRQLVEIALRALSPSMNDAFTAIAAINRLGLSIATIMRRPSAERGFPDEDGVVRVISPISTFEGLVDIAFHQIRRSAADSPAVIMHLLETLGQLAELAVDEGHKAVIAEHIDLVTESGRRAIQEPRDRAAMEARRDEAVAALTENGPIEHKDGLR; this comes from the coding sequence ATGCGCCGCAAGACCCTCCTGCGCCCCGTCGGCTCGCGTCTCGCGACCGTCTGGGACGCCGTGCAGAACAGCCTGTGGTTCGTCCCCGGCGCGATGGCGCTCGCCGGGGCGGCGCTGGCGCTCGTGCTCCTGCGGGTCGACCTGCCCGACGACGGGTTCTGGTCGAGCCTCGAGGCGCCGGCCCGGGACGCGCCCTCCTTCCTGGCGACGCTGCTGTCGTCCATGATCACGATGGCGACGCTCGCCATCTCCATCACCATGGTGGTGCTGACGCTCGCCGCGAACCAGCTCGGCTTCCGGCTGATCCGCAACTTCATCGGCGACCGGCGCACGCAGATCGGGCTCGGCCTGTTCCTGGCCACCATCGTCTACCTGCTCCTCGTCCTGCGCGGCCTGCCGGTGGGCGAGGAGGCGCACGCGCATCAGCCGGCGGTCGCCATCACCGTCGGCTCCCTGCTGGTGCTGGCCTCCGTGGCGATGCTCCTGTTCTATGTCCACCACCTCGCCCGCTCCATCGTGGCCGACACGCTGATCCATCGGGTCGGCGACCGGCTCGATGCGGTGGTCGACCAGTTCCTGCCGGATCTCGGCCCGCACGAGCGCCAGCACCCGCGCTCCATCGAGGAGCATGCCCGCACCGGCCCGATCCGCGGCGACGAGGGCGGCTACATCCAGGCCATCGACTACGATCTCCTGGTGTGCGCCGCCCGGGAGGCGGATTGCGTCGTCGAGCTCGCCTACCGGCCGGGCCACCACGTCCTGCCCGGCGGGGTCCACGCCTGGGTGACGCCGCCGGACGCGCGCTCGAAACGGCTCGCGAAGACCTTCGCCGAGGCGGTGGTGATCGGGCCGGAGCGCACGCCGGTGCAGGATCTCGAGTTCGCCATCCGCCAGCTGGTGGAGATCGCGCTGCGCGCCCTCTCGCCCAGCATGAACGACGCCTTCACCGCCATCGCCGCGATCAACCGGCTGGGCCTCTCCATCGCCACCATCATGCGCCGGCCCTCGGCCGAGCGCGGCTTCCCGGACGAGGACGGCGTGGTGCGGGTGATCTCCCCCATCTCCACCTTCGAGGGGCTGGTCGACATCGCCTTCCACCAGATCCGCCGCTCGGCGGCGGATTCGCCGGCGGTGATCATGCACCTGCTGGAGACGCTGGGGCAGCTCGCCGAGCTCGCCGTGGACGAGGGCCACAAGGCGGTGATCGCCGAGCACATCGATCTCGTGACGGAGTCGGGGCGGCGCGCCATCCAGGAGCCGCGCGACCGCGCCGCCATGGAGGCCCGCCGCGACGAGGCCGTCGCGGCGCTGACGGAGAACGGCCCGATCGAGCACAAGGACGGGCTGCGGTGA
- a CDS encoding tellurite resistance TerB family protein yields MLDAKKLLDQVLGSAKAGDFSGLQAQAQQMLGGGAQQKTGGGNGDLMKGALAGGVLGLLLGNKKARKFAGRTAGTALKLGGVAAVAGLAYAAWKNRQQGGDAAPAAPSVPGPTHMMPAPEQALLPPPADSAFAPRNAPGGEEALAHAILVAMIQGAKADGHIDADEQKAIFGHVESLDLDAEAKAFVMDELAAPLDIDKVVRAARTPEMAAELYAASLLAMVPDRPAERAYLDMLAARLNLDPGLAAEIERSVMAAT; encoded by the coding sequence ATGCTCGACGCCAAGAAGCTCCTCGACCAGGTCCTCGGCTCCGCCAAGGCGGGCGACTTTTCCGGGCTGCAGGCGCAGGCGCAGCAGATGCTCGGCGGCGGCGCGCAGCAGAAGACCGGCGGCGGGAACGGCGACCTGATGAAGGGCGCGCTCGCCGGCGGCGTGCTGGGGCTGCTTCTCGGCAACAAGAAGGCCCGCAAGTTCGCCGGCCGCACGGCGGGCACGGCGCTCAAGCTCGGCGGCGTCGCGGCGGTGGCGGGCCTCGCCTACGCCGCCTGGAAGAACCGCCAGCAGGGCGGCGACGCCGCGCCCGCGGCGCCGAGCGTGCCCGGCCCGACGCACATGATGCCCGCGCCCGAGCAGGCGCTCCTGCCCCCGCCCGCCGACAGCGCCTTCGCGCCGCGGAACGCACCGGGCGGCGAGGAGGCGCTCGCCCACGCCATCCTGGTCGCCATGATCCAGGGCGCCAAGGCCGACGGCCACATCGATGCCGACGAGCAGAAGGCGATCTTCGGCCATGTCGAGAGCCTCGATCTCGACGCCGAGGCCAAGGCCTTCGTCATGGACGAGCTCGCCGCGCCGCTCGACATCGACAAGGTGGTGCGCGCCGCCAGGACGCCGGAGATGGCGGCCGAGCTCTACGCCGCCTCGCTGCTCGCCATGGTCCCCGACCGGCCGGCGGAGCGCGCCTATCTCGACATGCTCGCCGCGCGGCTGAACCTCGATCCGGGCCTCGCCGCGGAGATCGAGCGCTCCGTCATGGCCGCGACCTGA